The following coding sequences lie in one Oryctolagus cuniculus chromosome 7, mOryCun1.1, whole genome shotgun sequence genomic window:
- the P3R3URF gene encoding PIK3R3 upstream open reading frame protein, with product MGPSQLVRAPRPRGLSFPYRRPGMGWPRPRFPRMFKCSRRRYRQKFQGPAATNLTTMTTDISATHTATTSVWIFPPQVLRYFCQPGGFLIL from the exons ATGGGGCCCTCTCAGCTTGTCCGTGCCCCTAGGCCCCGGGGCTTGAGTTTTCCTTATCGCAGGCCAGGTATgggctggccccggccccggttTCCCAGGATGTTCAAGTGTAGCCGTAGAAGGTACCGGCAGAAatttcaaggcccagctgccacCAATCTTACCACCATGACCACAGATATCAGTGCCACTCACACTGCCACCACCAGTGTGTGGATCTTCCCACCTCAAG TTCTCAGATACTTCTGTCAACCGGGGGGCTTTCTGATCCTCTAG